Part of the Gilliamella sp. wkB7 genome is shown below.
AACCGAATGCCAGGCCCCGATGGTACTTCAAACCTTGTAATAGTGCCTGGTTTAGGTAAGAAACCATTAGCTACATCTTCAGCATTAATCCGAAATTCGATAGCATGACCTCGAGGTTTAGGTGTTTCATTAATACTAAGTGGTAATCCTTGTGCTATACGTAATTGTTCTACAACAAGGTCGATTCCGACTGTTTCTTCGGTAACAGGATGTTCTACTTGTAGGCGAGTATTTACTTCAAGAAATGACAATTTACCATCATGACTGAGTAAAAACTCAACGGTTCCAGCACCAACATAATTTGCTTTGGCGCAAATGTTAATTGATGCTTGAATAATTTGTTGTTGCAATTGATCTGATATAAATGGTGCTGGCGACTCTTCAATTAGTTTCTGATTACGCCGTTGCAATGAGCAATCACGCGTTCCTACAACGACAATATGACCTAATTTATCTGCAATGACCTGAGCTTCTATATGACGTGGATTGTGTAAAAATTGCTCTAAAAAACACTCACCACGTCCAAAAGCTGCTGTCGCTTCTCGTACAGCAGAATGGTAAAGTTCTTCAACTTCATCCATTTGCCATGCAACTTTTAAACCACGACCTCCACCACCAAAGGCGGCTTTAATAGCAATGGGTAAGCCATGTTTATGTGCAAATTCAACAACTTCTTTAGCATCGCGTACTGGTTCTTTAGTCCCTTCAACTAACGGAGCCCCGACTTGTATGGCTAGCTGTCGAGCTTTAACTTTATCACCAAGAATATCTATTGTTTCTGGATTCGGTCCAATCCAAATTAATCCTGCTTTTTGAACAGCTTTAGCAAATTCCGATCGTTCGGATAAAAAACCATATCCTGGGTGAACCATAGTAGCTCCCGATCTTTTTGCAATCGCTATAATCTTATCGATATTAAGATAAGTTTCACTCGGCAACTTTCCCGATAATCCATAAGCTTCATCAGCCATTTGAACATGCAGCGCATTAATGTCCGTATCAGCATAAATTGCAATGGATGCAAACTCCATATCACGGCATGCGCGAATAATGCGTACTGCAATTTCACCTCGATTAGCGATGAGTACTCTGTGTGTTACTTTTTTATTATTCTCAAACATGGTCGATATGACTCCCTTCAAATTCTTTAAATATTCCAACAGGATTAAATTTTATTTTAGCATTTATAGGAATTTGTCCTGATAAATCTAAATGATATTTGCATACAGCACCAATAATCGGATACCCACCTGTTAGGGGATGATCATTTAAAAATAGCACAGGTTGTCCATTTGCTGGTATTTGAATTGCACCAATGCATGTACCTTCGCTTGGTAATTCTTGTAACTTATCTCGAGTTAATGAAATATCACCAGATAACCTTAATCCAATACGATTAGAAGCAGGCGTTACCCGCCACAATTGCTCAGTTAATAACTTAATTGCATTAGGCGTAAACCAATCAGTTCTTGGCCCAAGCACAATGTCTAATACCACTACATCACCTGGGCATGGATAGTTTATTGCTGGTGATTCATTCAATGATACAGATGCTTTTATATTTGTTGATTTGATTGCTAATGTTTGCCCAATTGTGATTGGTGGAGGCCCCACTTGTGCCAATGTATCAAATGAACAACTTGTTAAAATAGGTGATACTTGAAAACCACCACGAACAGCCAAATAACTACGCACTCCACATTTAATATTACCAAGTTCAACAGTATCACCTTTTTCTAATAAAATGGGTTGATACATTGGTGCAGTATATTTTTCACCAAGTAATGTCGTGATATTAATGTCACATACCGCTCCAGTGACTGCAATTAACATAGAGCGGTTTATTTGGGTTTTAAAACCACCTTGGGTGATCTCAAGTGCAACTTCATTAATTGGGTTACCAAGCACACGGTTAGCACTATGTAGTGCACTTTTATCCATTGCCCCCGATTCTGAGATTCCTAATGCAGCTTGGCCAATTCGTCCATTGTCCTGAAAAAGAGTTTGTAATCCCGTTGCCAAAACTTTAATATCTTGCTGAGAGTTATTTTTTTCTTCTTTTTTTATCGTTGGTAAATGATATTTGTTAGAAGATTTAGCCGCATCCACAAAATGAACGCGGCTACCTGGTTTAAACAAAGCTGGGTTATCTCGATTTATATCCCAAACTGCAGATTCGGTAATACCAATAAGTTGCCAGCCACCTGGACTTGCTTGAGGATAAACACTACTAAATTCACCAGCTAATGCCACTGAACCAGCTGGAATACGAACTCTAGGCGATTGGCGACGTGGAACATTAAGCTGAGCATGATTTGATACCATATAAGCAAAACCTGGTGCAAAACCACAAAAAGCAACTTGATACTCATTATTAGTATGTCTATTAATTACTTCACTAACTGTTATACCAAGATGATCAGCGACGTATGCCAAATCTTCACCATTATATTTGACACTTATGATAATTAATTCCCCAGAAGGAATTGAACCAGATGTGAGATCAAGAGCACAGATGTTCTTAGCAAGAGTATCGGCATCAGTAAGAATTGGGTTAAAACGGATTAAAACGGTTCGAGCCGCTGGAATGATTTCTTCAATTTTCCAAAATGCTAGATTATTTTGTAGTTGATCAGTTAAAGCCATGGTCTGTTCAAGGCTAGAAAGCTCAACCATAATTGCATCGATATTTACGGGTAAAAATCGCATTTAGTACCTCTAACCTTGTCGGTTATCTAATCCATGATCTCAACAAAAAACTAGTCAAAAATTATTTGTTTGATATAAGTTTATATTTTATCAAACTAACATAATGATTTATCTATCACTTATTTTCGTAAACGAAGTTATGGTAATTCCATTTTGTTGTAATTTTTCTCGAACTTTTTGTGCCATCGCTAATGCACCTTCACTATCACCATGCACACAAATGGAATCTGCCTCAATTGTAACAAACTTCCCTTCAATAGAAGTCACACCGCCATCTCTGACAAGTTGTAACATACGTTCTGCGACTAATTCAGGATCGTGTAATACGGCTCCGGTTTCTTTACGAGAAACTAATGTACCATCAACATGATAAGATCTATCTGCAAAGGCTTCAGCAACCACATGCAAACCCTGCTGTTTTGCCCAACCGATAAGTGGAGAGCCGGCAAGTGCCACTAATATGAGATTAGCATCAATTTGAGAAATAGCATTGATAACTGACATAGCTTGACGTTTATCGTTCGCGATAGTGTTATATAAAGCGCCATGAGGTTTAACATAACTCACTTTTGCACCAATTGATGTTGCTAAACCTTTGAGTGCACCAATTTGATAAATCACATCAGCCGTTAGTTCGTTAGATGCAATGTCCATATTACGTCGCCCAAAGCCAACTAAATCAGGGTAACCTACATGAGCACCTATTGTAACCTTATTAGTTTTAGCTGCTTTTAGGGTGTCTAAAATGGTTACTGGTGAACCTGCGTGAAAACCACACGCAATATTTGCACTGCTGACCACTTGTAACATTGCTTGGTCGTTACCCATTTTCCATTGACCGAAACTTTCACCAAGATCACTATTTAAATCAATAAATTTTTTTACTTTCATATTTAATTTTTACCTTAAATAGTTAAATATGGTTACAATTGACATTGCACCCATATACCAAGTTATCGCACAGACTATAAAACCAGACCATAACAACCAACGTGGATAGTGATATCCAGACATTAAATCAGCACGTTTCCAACCGATAAAAATAAAAATTGTTAAACCCAGTGGTAAAACTAAGCCGTTAAAACCACCAGCGAAAACTAATAATGATACAGGAGCGGCTCCCATAATTAAATAAACAGCTAATGAACAAATAATAAAAATTATTGTCGCTATTTGGCGTTGCCTTATTGTGATAGAAGGTTTAAAAGGAGTAATAAACGTCATTGAAGTATAAGCTGCGCCAATAATACTGGTTAATGCGGCTGCCCATAAAATTAAACCAAATATACGCAACCCCAATTGTCCTAAAGCGGCTTGAAAGGCTTGGGAAGCAGGATTAGCTGCATAGCTTGAGATATCAATGGTAACACCACTGGCTACCACACCTAAAATTGCTAAAAATAAAATATATCGCATCACACCTACAACAATAATTCCTCGTGTTGCTGCGCTTGATACATATTTAATGTTTTCAACTCCCACCATTTTTTTATCAAGCAGACGATGTGCGCCAGCATAAGAAATATATCCGCCAACCGTTCCTCCTACAATAGTGGTAATAGAGGCAAAATCAATACTACTTGGAAAAAGCGTTTCGGTGAATGCTTGCCCGATAGGGGGATGTGCAGCAAATAACACAAATAATGTTAAACTGATCATTAGCAAGCCGAAACCAATCATTAAACGGTCAATAAAATGGCTGGCTTTATGTGATGAAAAGATATAGATCGCCATAAATGCACTGATTGCACCACCCCATTTTGGATCAAGCCCGACTAAAGCATTCAAACCCAATCCTGCACCGGCAATATTACCAATATTAAAAACTAATCCACCAAAAATCACTAATATAGCTAAAATATAGCCACTATAAGGGATTGTCGCATTAGCAATGTCGGAAGAATACATTTTTGTTAATGAAACCACACGCCAAATATTTTGTTGCACTACAAAATCAATGATTATAGAAGCTAAAATACCAAAACCAAAAGCACTACCTAATGTCACTGTAAAGGTAGCTGTTTGCGTGATAAAACCTGGACCAATTGCTGAAGTTGCCATTAAGAAGATCGCACTAATCAAGGAAGATCGACGATTTTTTACAAAGGTTTTAGTATTACTTGTCCGATTTTCCATATATATCTCCTTTAAGCTTGTCTCTACAATTTTTTATGATGATTCTATAATTTTTACAAGCAATTATCATGCCATAGTTTAGTAAAAATTAATGATGATAATTAATTATATTTGTCGTTTTTCAAACAAAACATTAATTAAAATTATAGTGATTCAACCTTAAAAATAACAGTCTTTGCGACTCTAAATAGATGCAAACTGCACCAAAATAATCCATGTAAATACTTTTATAAATTTTAAAATTTTTGATAAAAATGATTAAGATGAATTATTGTAAAGAAGTTTCAGGTTATACATGTGTCTGAGTAAAAAACTCAGTTTTAAATCGCAAAAAGTATCACTAGAAATCGGAAATAGAAAAAATTAGAAAGGTATTTGATTCCCCTTTAGTTATGTTTCAACTAAAGGGGGAGAATTAACATCAAAGCCTATTCACATTAAAGATAACAATATAAAGTACTTGACTAAATTAATACTCTAAAGAAAGTTAATGAAGTAAGAATATAACCACCTGTAATTGCAACACCATAAGGTAACGTAATACCACCCTTTACTTTTTTTAGCCACTTATAGATAATCGCAAAGATTGCCAGAGGTAATCCCAAAAATGTGGTCGCCGCAAAGAAAAACATTACACTACCTACAGGAATAGTTATCAAAAGTACAGTAATTAATTTTATATCTCCAGCACCTACTAATCGACAATAAAACATCAGTAAGCCACAGACTAAAAATATACCGGAAGCACTATAATTTAGTGCTCCCTGACTAAAGGCATAATTTAAAATCGCTAAAGCAAATATAATTATGACAATATAATTTGAAATTATCCGGTATTTTATATCTGTATAACAAGAAATTAACAAACACAACCAAATCGTTAAAATAATAGCGTCGTTAATAAAATCTTGATTAATCATTATTTTACTTGTCCTAAAACATGGTCTTTACCATAAACAGCGTGCATAGCATCCATCAAAAAATCCATTCTCTTCTCATCCCAATCTCGAGTATGACTCGTAGAAGGGTCAAATTTGTGGTAGCTACCTATACCTACGCCAAAAACTTCTCCTCTTTCATTCCAATAGAATAGATGCTGTCTACCACCATCAATTTTAGTCAACACTCCTTGAAGTGGTCTTTGCGCTACTGAAGCTTTGTTTCTGTTATAAAGAATTGATTTTAACCTAGAACTTCCTTTTATACCCCATGTTAAAATACTTTTATGTTTTGTAATAGCTACACATCCACGGAATCGGCAATAAATTGAATAGCCAACCCCATCTTTTTCATCATGAGCATCTTTTCCAATGATAGCTATAGGAGATTCAGTTACATAATATGGGTCATGTCGAATATCTTCACCATCTTTTTCATCAGTTGCATCATCCGCTGCAGCTACAGCATCAGCATCATCATCATCATCACCATCAACCCACTCCTCATCATCATTCTCTTCAAGGGAATTTGGATCAAATTTACCATCAGCTAAATACTTTGTGAACCCCATACCATAAACTTCACCTTCATAGGTTAAATAAGCCATAAAATGCCTGCCGCCAGTAATTTGTTTTATACCTGCACCAGATTTAATACCTGAATTTGATTGTACTAAAGTATTATTAATTCTTATTGGTAGAATGGAATAAAGACAACTTTTTTTATTCTCAGGGCAAAATTTATTACTTACAGTCTCACCCCAAGCATAAATAGTTCCAGCACGTGTAATAGCATAAGCGCTTCGATAACCAACACCCATGATTCTCACTCTATCTCCTTCAAACAAAGAAGAAGGAATCTGCTTTACAGTATTTTTTACTTTTCTATCGTTAAGTCCTGCTTCACCATGAGTACCTCTTCCCCAAACCCAAATTTCACCATTGGCTGTTAAAGCATAAGATGTAAATTCGTTACAATAAATATCGATAACTCTTTTACCAGACAAGACTTTGATGGGCGTCAACACATATGTAGAAGTTGAGAACACGCCACCACTTGCTTCATATTGTAAATTACGACCCCACCCCCACACATCACCATTTTCATCAAGTGCAATAATATGATATCTTCCTGCTGCAACTTGAGTAATAGCAAGCCCTTCTTCAACGAACGTTTGTACTCTCGCTGGCGCACTCCTATAGGGAACGGTTCTAACGCCATTTCCTTGCAAGCCTCTACCTCTATAACCCCAGACCCAAACATCACCGTTTTCAATAGTAACTCCTGTATTCATCAGGTTTATGCGGGTAACAGTCTTAATCCCTGTTTGAGTTGATAATAATATTGCGTCAGTGTCTGAATCGGCTACAGCTGTAAAGCAAAAACAAGCTAAAAATAGCACCATGATTCTTATTAATTTCATTTCATTATTTCTCCTATTTTTACCCTATTAACTTTCAGTTTGATTTTTTTTGATGAATTTCCCTGTTTCAATTTCAATGACTTTATTTATAACATCTGTCAATGACTTCTTATCCTTTGCCTCCATTAAGAATATAGGGTTACCATTCATACATTTTGTAAACCACTTACCGAACTCAGCCTCATATTCAGCATCCGTAGTCAAATTACTAGCATTAGGATTTAATTTTATATAGTAAATAATTGCACTTTTAGCAAGACTTTTAATATAACCTCGATCAAAGTTCTGTTTGTCTCTTAACCCTGCTGTTATTGCCTGACAAACACCTTTATCTAAAAAATTATCTCTAAGAACATCAGCACCCTTATCGTCTTTACCATCACTAATAATAATCATAATTTTATTATTACCATTACTTTCAGCGATTACAGGTACAGTTCTTAATAGTGCCGTCATAGTGTCTGTACCTCCGCCAGGTTTCCAATTTATCTTTTTTAGACTTGTTAAAATATTATTATTATGATCTTTATCATTACTAAAAGGGATTAAATGTGGTGTGGATTGAAATTTCGCAACATATTTTGCATCCCCAATTTCCCTATATATATCATCAGTTACTTTTTTCACACCAATCATTTTTTCATTCATAAGATTATTACTATATAACGGTGATTGACACATGCCCATAAAAGGTGAAAATTCTGCAATTACTGGTGAGATAGGACGCTCAAATGTTATAGTATTTCTTTCCATATCACTAAATAGAGTATTAATTGTACCTTCTATATCTACTGTTTTACTGTTGGCAAATGAATAATGCACATCGTCATAATCCCCTGAGAACATATAATCAAATAGTTGAACCACTTTAGCATATTCACTATGTATGAGGCCTCTATTATGTTCTGGCTGATCATTTATATCTTTACCACAAGCATACTGATGTAATCCATATTCCGCGCGATCTTGATTACGAGTTCTCTCAGTACATAAACCCTCATCGACTAATGCTTTATTACTACCATATTCTAAACCTAACGCTGGTCCAATGATATGTGCATAATAATTATAATAAGAACTATCCATGAAGTAAGTTAGTAATTTTCTATGGTTAGGAAAGTAGTTATCTGTGTTAGAATAATCGGTAATAACATTATCTTTTTTCAGTTTACTCCAGTACGTAAATGCAACATTCTTGTTTGCCCAAAAATTGTAATTAACAGAATTATAAGGTTCTTTCATTTTATACATAACAGAACATTTATAATTTTCTCCCCCTGCTGCATTCTTAGTTTGGCTTTCTACGGGCACACCGATATCATAAGGTACTAATGCAAATTGATATTGTGAATAATCCTTATATTTTTCAATAATGTCTTCTATGGCATCTTTCATATAGTCAAGACGTCTCTGAGCATTATTATTTGGAGAATAATCATTACAGTTTACATCACTATATTGGCATGTTGATGAAGCAGAAAAATCGCTGATAAAAACGAAATCAAATGAATCATAAATAAGATATTTTCTAGTATTACCATAGCTTTCTGTCTTATTACCCACAACAACAGGTTTAGGTTTTTCATACTCATTATGTTTAATCTCAGTAAATTCATTAAATCGTTGGTTATATGCGATATAATACTCATGTCTATCTTCGTCATAATCAACATTAATTTCAGAACCTGGTCTTAATAAATTTGCATCTGTCTTAGAGTCATCACCTATTTCTTTTGAAAGGAAATAATTAATATAATTCAATGCTAATTTTCGATTTTGCTTTTTTGCTTCATCATTGATATTTTTATTATCTATAGCTATCACTGCTAATGATGCTTCATTAGTAGCTTCAGAAATCATAGCCCGATTACGCATAGTGTAAGCTTGATTAATTGAAAATGCCATACATGTAAATATAACAGGAAGCATAATTGCCATAGATATAGCGATTGCCCCAGAAGTACACTTTAAAAAAGAATCTTCATGATTTTTTTTAATTAATTGGCTATTGTTGTCCATATTTTCCTCTCGAAAGTGCATTTAATTATAAGTAGGGCAAACACTTGAATCGTTACAACGTGACAATACAACAACATCACTACATAAATTTGGCACAATGCCACCAGAACCTTGTCTATTAGAATTTACCCATTTTAAGTAAAGACTTTCTTCATTAACAATACACATAGAAACTCGATATAAAGGAATCCAACGCCCTGTTAGCCTAATTGATGAATCTACCAATTTTGGAACATATGGAGCGAGTTGTTGGTAATTATTTGAAGGTTTATCCATAGCTGGTAATGAATCAAAATGACTTCTAATTGAGTTATTACTGCAGCTACCATTCGAACAAGATAGTAAATTTTTGCCAAAAGTCACTAATTTAGCTTTTTCCAAATCCCCTTGATTATTAGGATCTTGTAAAATAAATAGTGCTTCTATCTTTAAAGCAACTTCACGATTATTCAATAATGAACTTGCTAAGTTACTCATCTCATTAACTTGCTGTGAATCAAATAACTCACTAGAAACATAACAATTCCATCGATCGGAACATAAATCTGCACTATAAACCTCACCATCAGTCTTTACTCTATCTTTATATAAAGTTGATCTTTCACGAAAAACAGATGCAACAGTATAATTTGCCCGTTCTAATTTATTTTGTAACATAATAGTTGTGTATACATCATAAATAATGAAGACTGTTAAAAAAAACAATAAGAAACAAAATGCAAACTCAATTGATAATGCCCCATTTTTATTATGGAAAAAGTTTTTTGAATATTTCATCATTACTAATTTCCTTTGTATTCCATTTCACTTTTAATAAACTCACGATAAACGACAGTTTTTCTTGTTAAAGCTGTGTTAAGAAACCCAAAAAATTCAGTAAAAATAACTAAATATTGATATTTCAAATCAAATAACAATATATGAGTTTCATCGGTAAGAGTTGTTTGACACCTGTCATTGATAACATCATTCACTTCCTTGCAATACTTTACAGTAACATTAAAATGACCAGGTTCAGCGATATAAGGCCATAGAGGAACTTCAGTTTGAACTAAATTTTCTATTTTCTCAGCATAATCGTCTTGTTCAGTAATGGCTGCTTGTCTTGTTATTTCAGTCGTCATTAAATCTAAAGCCGAGCCAATAATCATAATTCGGCTAAACTCAAGCGCTATGAAAAAAAGGATAATTAAAAACGGAAAAATAATAGTAAATTGTATTGAAACAACTCCATTTTTTTGACGAAAAAACAATCCTATATATTTCAACATAATTTTTTCTCTACGTTGCATTAAAAATTATCTTTCTTTTTCCTTAATAATGAAAAAAAAGCTTTCTGTTGTTTATTATCCATTGTTTTATTGCCAATAATAGCTGCAGCTATTTCTCTTATTTCAGCACTATCATTTGCTTTCTTAAATTTACCAATATTCGGAATAAATTTACGTGTGAAGTCAATTTTCTGCTCTAAAAAATCCTCAATATCCGAATCACGTAAAGCATTTTTTTTATCATAAGGAACATCATCATTTAGACAAATTAAAAAACGCTTATTGAGTAAATCAAAATTTGTAGCACTAGCACGCGCAATTTCTGTTAACATCTTCTTAGCCACTTTAATAG
Proteins encoded:
- a CDS encoding prepilin peptidase, with the translated sequence MINQDFINDAIILTIWLCLLISCYTDIKYRIISNYIVIIIFALAILNYAFSQGALNYSASGIFLVCGLLMFYCRLVGAGDIKLITVLLITIPVGSVMFFFAATTFLGLPLAIFAIIYKWLKKVKGGITLPYGVAITGGYILTSLTFFRVLI
- a CDS encoding NRAMP family divalent metal transporter — protein: MENRTSNTKTFVKNRRSSLISAIFLMATSAIGPGFITQTATFTVTLGSAFGFGILASIIIDFVVQQNIWRVVSLTKMYSSDIANATIPYSGYILAILVIFGGLVFNIGNIAGAGLGLNALVGLDPKWGGAISAFMAIYIFSSHKASHFIDRLMIGFGLLMISLTLFVLFAAHPPIGQAFTETLFPSSIDFASITTIVGGTVGGYISYAGAHRLLDKKMVGVENIKYVSSAATRGIIVVGVMRYILFLAILGVVASGVTIDISSYAANPASQAFQAALGQLGLRIFGLILWAAALTSIIGAAYTSMTFITPFKPSITIRQRQIATIIFIICSLAVYLIMGAAPVSLLVFAGGFNGLVLPLGLTIFIFIGWKRADLMSGYHYPRWLLWSGFIVCAITWYMGAMSIVTIFNYLR
- a CDS encoding 5-oxoprolinase/urea amidolyase family protein — protein: MRFLPVNIDAIMVELSSLEQTMALTDQLQNNLAFWKIEEIIPAARTVLIRFNPILTDADTLAKNICALDLTSGSIPSGELIIISVKYNGEDLAYVADHLGITVSEVINRHTNNEYQVAFCGFAPGFAYMVSNHAQLNVPRRQSPRVRIPAGSVALAGEFSSVYPQASPGGWQLIGITESAVWDINRDNPALFKPGSRVHFVDAAKSSNKYHLPTIKKEEKNNSQQDIKVLATGLQTLFQDNGRIGQAALGISESGAMDKSALHSANRVLGNPINEVALEITQGGFKTQINRSMLIAVTGAVCDINITTLLGEKYTAPMYQPILLEKGDTVELGNIKCGVRSYLAVRGGFQVSPILTSCSFDTLAQVGPPPITIGQTLAIKSTNIKASVSLNESPAINYPCPGDVVVLDIVLGPRTDWFTPNAIKLLTEQLWRVTPASNRIGLRLSGDISLTRDKLQELPSEGTCIGAIQIPANGQPVLFLNDHPLTGGYPIIGAVCKYHLDLSGQIPINAKIKFNPVGIFKEFEGSHIDHV
- a CDS encoding RCC1 domain-containing protein, which translates into the protein MNTGVTIENGDVWVWGYRGRGLQGNGVRTVPYRSAPARVQTFVEEGLAITQVAAGRYHIIALDENGDVWGWGRNLQYEASGGVFSTSTYVLTPIKVLSGKRVIDIYCNEFTSYALTANGEIWVWGRGTHGEAGLNDRKVKNTVKQIPSSLFEGDRVRIMGVGYRSAYAITRAGTIYAWGETVSNKFCPENKKSCLYSILPIRINNTLVQSNSGIKSGAGIKQITGGRHFMAYLTYEGEVYGMGFTKYLADGKFDPNSLEENDDEEWVDGDDDDDADAVAAADDATDEKDGEDIRHDPYYVTESPIAIIGKDAHDEKDGVGYSIYCRFRGCVAITKHKSILTWGIKGSSRLKSILYNRNKASVAQRPLQGVLTKIDGGRQHLFYWNERGEVFGVGIGSYHKFDPSTSHTRDWDEKRMDFLMDAMHAVYGKDHVLGQVK
- a CDS encoding TadE/TadG family type IV pilus assembly protein, which produces MLKYIGLFFRQKNGVVSIQFTIIFPFLIILFFIALEFSRIMIIGSALDLMTTEITRQAAITEQDDYAEKIENLVQTEVPLWPYIAEPGHFNVTVKYCKEVNDVINDRCQTTLTDETHILLFDLKYQYLVIFTEFFGFLNTALTRKTVVYREFIKSEMEYKGN
- a CDS encoding acetyl/propionyl/methylcrotonyl-CoA carboxylase subunit alpha, which codes for MFENNKKVTHRVLIANRGEIAVRIIRACRDMEFASIAIYADTDINALHVQMADEAYGLSGKLPSETYLNIDKIIAIAKRSGATMVHPGYGFLSERSEFAKAVQKAGLIWIGPNPETIDILGDKVKARQLAIQVGAPLVEGTKEPVRDAKEVVEFAHKHGLPIAIKAAFGGGGRGLKVAWQMDEVEELYHSAVREATAAFGRGECFLEQFLHNPRHIEAQVIADKLGHIVVVGTRDCSLQRRNQKLIEESPAPFISDQLQQQIIQASINICAKANYVGAGTVEFLLSHDGKLSFLEVNTRLQVEHPVTEETVGIDLVVEQLRIAQGLPLSINETPKPRGHAIEFRINAEDVANGFLPKPGTITRFEVPSGPGIRLDSGVVTGSTIPSTFDSLMAKLIIVGNNREQALARAHRALAEFSIEGVASVLPFDRAIIEHPDFCRDFKIHTRWIETEFIPMVDSLPRQVPIKDSTLTYTVIEIDGKRCKIGLPAQLLAGLSLAVNSESALTSLKNVEQSETIVKSPVSGNLFKWIIKEGQEVHESDVIGIMEAMKMEVQIIAHRKGIVKLISKEGDFVNTGDKVAEIN
- a CDS encoding LamB/YcsF family protein gives rise to the protein MKVKKFIDLNSDLGESFGQWKMGNDQAMLQVVSSANIACGFHAGSPVTILDTLKAAKTNKVTIGAHVGYPDLVGFGRRNMDIASNELTADVIYQIGALKGLATSIGAKVSYVKPHGALYNTIANDKRQAMSVINAISQIDANLILVALAGSPLIGWAKQQGLHVVAEAFADRSYHVDGTLVSRKETGAVLHDPELVAERMLQLVRDGGVTSIEGKFVTIEADSICVHGDSEGALAMAQKVREKLQQNGITITSFTKISDR
- the tadF gene encoding tight adherence pilus pseudopilin TadF; its protein translation is MMKYSKNFFHNKNGALSIEFAFCFLLFFLTVFIIYDVYTTIMLQNKLERANYTVASVFRERSTLYKDRVKTDGEVYSADLCSDRWNCYVSSELFDSQQVNEMSNLASSLLNNREVALKIEALFILQDPNNQGDLEKAKLVTFGKNLLSCSNGSCSNNSIRSHFDSLPAMDKPSNNYQQLAPYVPKLVDSSIRLTGRWIPLYRVSMCIVNEESLYLKWVNSNRQGSGGIVPNLCSDVVVLSRCNDSSVCPTYN
- a CDS encoding VWA domain-containing protein — protein: MDNNSQLIKKNHEDSFLKCTSGAIAISMAIMLPVIFTCMAFSINQAYTMRNRAMISEATNEASLAVIAIDNKNINDEAKKQNRKLALNYINYFLSKEIGDDSKTDANLLRPGSEINVDYDEDRHEYYIAYNQRFNEFTEIKHNEYEKPKPVVVGNKTESYGNTRKYLIYDSFDFVFISDFSASSTCQYSDVNCNDYSPNNNAQRRLDYMKDAIEDIIEKYKDYSQYQFALVPYDIGVPVESQTKNAAGGENYKCSVMYKMKEPYNSVNYNFWANKNVAFTYWSKLKKDNVITDYSNTDNYFPNHRKLLTYFMDSSYYNYYAHIIGPALGLEYGSNKALVDEGLCTERTRNQDRAEYGLHQYACGKDINDQPEHNRGLIHSEYAKVVQLFDYMFSGDYDDVHYSFANSKTVDIEGTINTLFSDMERNTITFERPISPVIAEFSPFMGMCQSPLYSNNLMNEKMIGVKKVTDDIYREIGDAKYVAKFQSTPHLIPFSNDKDHNNNILTSLKKINWKPGGGTDTMTALLRTVPVIAESNGNNKIMIIISDGKDDKGADVLRDNFLDKGVCQAITAGLRDKQNFDRGYIKSLAKSAIIYYIKLNPNASNLTTDAEYEAEFGKWFTKCMNGNPIFLMEAKDKKSLTDVINKVIEIETGKFIKKNQTES